One region of Mesomycoplasma ovipneumoniae genomic DNA includes:
- a CDS encoding SGNH/GDSL hydrolase family protein: MKKNISKPDFSKAFKIFLSFGTLSLAVSGITLIGIKNRDKTEHFDIPVTHSAQETEKLLDQINYLSIGDSISAGFNWDYSLDLRGKIDTNNKINGLSYPAFFASFIQKIKPNALKSFDNLALSWTTVSDWLYLLNPENEVYKNSDKTHFHFNYYLDQKLDSPYGEQIRDVFGDFNSNSYPKLHQKIKDSNLLTLSLGANDLIEAIDFRTIAKPMQKLATKAEANFEFTQNIEIASQKIYRNLQLLIQSLRKINPDLQIVLVGYNSLSSKIIKFFEKMLTNEIGVPENYADLIIRHLNSTIQKAAKSQKVNYVDLYNESIWQNKTSEFATNDLDIHPSTKGYKKMAQDLLFKLAFEQDLEFKQEANTKLQWDENYVQKDINSYRRILNLGTNTEIFDALTVENSPEKFISENSEIEELTIQNVKKAENSPIENFINVILNNNFGAFLNRFIQLAVQNNPSVEKILTDFWQENQQAGASFTEILQKIFSSGFFSKIIDRFQSYVQDVTNNKTWEKATISGLVSYIFADFDEKQIIDVLNTVVTSEFADKNPEKIKDLIFASIFGQTIVQDLLINNIIKIDLKNKEDLKIVFTFDSIRKLFSKIITDYHLRSKDYKNSQNFHEIIRTYLENPDNDNDNVVFIRNFISETLKHHESVQLLVTIINDNFEFNLNEEDQTSIVSLLVSLADAVVRTNVWAKLNDQAAKNFLSAIKQIKTTDIAENIASIFSEQIYTNYSTFFKDSKNLLDLFHELLSFDLSQNQIDSLKKLLNKFYPILTKFDLSNFIDTSTPNFASFSFFFDSLKDFLSSNSFKPLADIVNQAINDFLVNKNKYQQIDNLNRFGFQFLANNLPKLEENIYEFIAINVEKEQFLTNLTSLISSSLSSQGLNEQSIKTFTSIIELIFQDFRVKYHFWKQDRSAPTDNLIFAFVKAALENFEAFYKENSDRHNSEKLLLEEAKKQQNALEIEQHSQKIALTDQQLTFQNFSSYFLNNFFTEDTIYKFLKNLASLDFQSKISNQDLVLFFKNLFGQSFLQNQLLGKLDQNSFFGKPKIQNSLLNILTTFFESQQVEQLLSELIDYFFDKKQFEAHPNFDSLVKNFIKQNTSLIEQVFTLFLGDSSTWDSISEFLKIILEEYKLNLTEASVQTTLDLVRDIFSKLKDSTLDFDQQPKTHSPLIIKALISIIFDAISGNSTPKKPVLETLFDSFSVDIANNYYSAEATNTQGQAKISQDSIATLISEVVRSEPISEQIRAGLANIPKEYLDSVMPIFDWFLKSPALKNLFNSYFKIVAKTQIKQPLNNLSLIKSLFEKQYFNKIIGEFIVELDEKSNTLSDNFSTLVGKMLDTQFENAEFQPFFKLIKEIIKNNLENFYKEEIDPKGLFPDEPFTVNVSQDLSQVLVNAQPFSDAEQGQNQNQNQNSSSQETPQETKSPQIPANYSKENALLTKFILVLSKFTSGEVSFSNVQTLLESEIANEGFIIDLIKQIATVYNLISATERDELWNIIVKIFNSSFFKDKINLLSIGDVSTFSLFSGLPADKKQKVEPLLKRVLINFLPDSINKILIFRLLDYMNKNSALFKEVKTFSGLLTKFLSDQPNKNANNTHTNSQNESNSAFLKSYLWSVVNFLIKDAEFADLAADIIAVYLKLNLDNNQNLTKVKIEKPREIITKFLNDFVNLGLENPLLSGILDQIVQSIKTLNPNQEATSFFGAIFSKLDLAKLINLDLVVKIEPKIGGNDSTSQSPVDQKNLIDEKNLTIKTPTNQKISTKSIADFFDLIFLASPNWDKTKENEASPILKELNHIKYTGISFESIFKSNQKDPQLEAISKLFHRIWFSENNGTNKITIKNFKNSSKGRILYRLVLILLFYTYESRISQYWLRSSIFYGGLISSWNASEIIRASLQSGQQSNKNNTSNKDYNSFINDVIGNPAKPKTSWWQIFTSYYSASDVKLNDMLTMIYYNQDNNRFSKDTGQPKLRDQVLQQIHDGTYPDKYDNPAKR; the protein is encoded by the coding sequence ATGAAAAAAAATATCTCCAAACCTGATTTTTCTAAAGCATTCAAAATCTTTTTAAGTTTCGGTACTTTATCTCTGGCCGTCTCTGGAATTACTTTGATTGGTATAAAAAATCGCGATAAAACCGAGCACTTTGATATACCAGTAACCCATTCAGCTCAGGAAACTGAAAAACTTTTAGACCAAATTAACTATTTATCAATTGGCGATTCAATTTCTGCAGGTTTTAATTGGGATTATTCACTCGATCTCCGTGGAAAAATTGACACAAATAACAAAATTAATGGACTCTCATATCCAGCCTTTTTTGCTAGTTTTATTCAAAAAATAAAACCAAATGCACTTAAATCCTTTGATAATTTGGCTCTTTCTTGAACAACAGTTAGTGATTGACTTTACTTGCTTAATCCCGAAAATGAAGTCTATAAAAATTCTGACAAGACCCATTTTCATTTTAATTATTATTTAGACCAAAAATTAGACTCACCATATGGCGAGCAAATTCGCGATGTTTTTGGCGATTTTAATTCAAATAGCTACCCAAAACTTCATCAAAAAATTAAAGATTCTAACTTGCTAACTCTTTCATTAGGCGCAAATGATTTAATCGAAGCTATTGATTTTCGCACAATCGCAAAGCCAATGCAAAAACTTGCAACAAAAGCTGAGGCAAATTTTGAATTTACCCAAAATATTGAAATTGCAAGCCAAAAAATCTACAGAAATTTACAACTGCTAATTCAAAGTTTGCGAAAAATCAACCCTGATTTACAAATAGTTTTAGTTGGCTATAATTCTTTGTCTTCAAAAATTATTAAATTTTTTGAAAAAATGCTCACAAACGAAATTGGCGTTCCAGAAAATTATGCTGATTTAATAATACGGCATTTGAATTCAACAATCCAAAAAGCCGCAAAAAGTCAAAAAGTAAACTATGTTGATTTATACAATGAATCAATTTGACAAAATAAAACGTCTGAATTTGCTACAAACGACTTAGATATTCACCCATCAACTAAGGGCTATAAAAAAATGGCTCAAGATTTGCTGTTTAAATTAGCCTTTGAACAAGACCTAGAATTCAAACAAGAAGCAAATACTAAATTACAATGGGACGAAAATTATGTCCAAAAAGACATTAACTCTTACCGCCGAATTCTAAATTTAGGTACAAATACAGAAATTTTTGACGCCTTAACAGTCGAGAATTCACCGGAAAAGTTTATTTCAGAAAATTCTGAAATTGAAGAGTTAACCATTCAAAATGTTAAAAAAGCTGAAAACTCGCCGATAGAAAATTTTATAAATGTGATACTAAATAATAATTTTGGCGCGTTTTTAAACCGTTTTATCCAATTAGCCGTTCAAAATAATCCAAGTGTGGAAAAAATTTTAACTGATTTTTGACAAGAAAACCAACAAGCTGGCGCTTCTTTTACCGAAATTTTGCAAAAAATTTTCTCAAGTGGCTTTTTTAGTAAAATTATTGACCGCTTTCAGTCTTATGTCCAAGATGTAACTAATAACAAAACTTGAGAAAAAGCAACAATTTCTGGCCTTGTTAGCTATATTTTTGCTGATTTTGACGAAAAACAAATAATTGATGTTTTAAATACCGTTGTAACTTCCGAATTTGCAGATAAAAATCCTGAAAAAATTAAAGATTTAATTTTTGCATCCATTTTTGGCCAGACAATAGTCCAAGATTTGCTAATAAATAACATTATCAAAATCGACCTTAAAAATAAAGAAGATTTAAAAATTGTTTTTACTTTTGATTCGATAAGAAAATTATTTTCTAAAATAATTACTGACTACCATCTTCGGTCAAAAGACTATAAAAATTCACAGAATTTTCACGAAATAATTCGTACTTATTTAGAAAATCCTGACAATGACAATGATAATGTTGTTTTTATTCGAAATTTTATCTCTGAAACACTAAAACATCATGAATCTGTTCAGTTATTAGTAACAATTATTAACGATAATTTTGAGTTTAATTTGAATGAGGAAGATCAGACTTCGATTGTTAGTCTTTTAGTTTCACTTGCCGATGCTGTTGTTCGCACTAATGTTTGGGCTAAATTAAATGATCAAGCAGCAAAAAATTTCCTAAGCGCAATCAAACAAATCAAAACTACTGATATCGCTGAAAATATTGCTTCAATTTTTTCAGAGCAAATTTATACAAATTACTCAACTTTTTTTAAAGATTCAAAAAATTTACTTGATTTATTTCACGAACTTCTAAGTTTTGACCTGAGCCAAAACCAAATTGATTCACTAAAAAAATTACTTAATAAATTCTACCCAATTTTAACAAAATTTGACCTAAGTAATTTTATTGATACTTCAACCCCAAATTTTGCTAGTTTTTCATTCTTTTTTGACTCACTTAAAGATTTTTTGTCTTCAAATTCATTTAAGCCACTTGCTGACATTGTAAATCAAGCGATTAACGATTTTTTAGTAAATAAAAACAAATACCAACAAATTGACAACTTAAATCGTTTTGGTTTTCAGTTTTTAGCCAACAATTTGCCAAAACTTGAGGAAAATATTTACGAATTTATCGCTATAAATGTAGAAAAAGAGCAATTTTTAACTAATCTTACTAGTTTAATTTCAAGTTCATTAAGCTCACAAGGATTAAATGAACAATCAATTAAGACTTTTACATCAATAATAGAACTAATTTTTCAAGATTTTCGAGTTAAATATCATTTTTGAAAACAAGATAGATCAGCTCCAACTGATAATTTAATTTTTGCCTTTGTAAAGGCTGCCTTAGAAAATTTTGAAGCTTTTTATAAAGAAAATTCTGACCGGCATAACTCAGAAAAATTACTTTTAGAAGAGGCTAAAAAACAACAAAATGCACTAGAAATTGAGCAACATTCGCAAAAAATTGCTTTAACTGATCAACAATTAACCTTTCAAAATTTTTCTTCATACTTTTTAAATAATTTCTTTACTGAAGATACAATTTATAAATTCTTAAAAAATCTTGCAAGTCTTGATTTTCAAAGTAAAATTTCAAATCAAGACTTAGTTTTATTTTTCAAAAACCTTTTTGGCCAGTCTTTTTTACAAAATCAACTTCTTGGCAAATTAGACCAAAATAGTTTTTTTGGTAAGCCTAAAATTCAAAATTCACTTTTAAATATTTTAACAACCTTTTTTGAATCACAGCAAGTTGAACAATTACTTTCAGAACTTATTGACTATTTTTTTGACAAAAAACAATTTGAAGCACATCCAAATTTTGATTCACTAGTTAAAAATTTTATCAAGCAAAATACTTCCCTAATTGAGCAAGTTTTTACTCTTTTCTTAGGAGATTCTTCAACTTGAGATTCAATTTCTGAATTTTTAAAAATAATTTTGGAAGAATATAAACTAAATTTAACTGAAGCTTCAGTTCAGACAACTTTGGATTTAGTTCGTGATATTTTTTCAAAATTAAAAGACTCAACTTTAGATTTTGATCAGCAGCCAAAAACTCATTCGCCACTAATAATAAAAGCCTTAATTTCAATTATATTTGATGCAATTTCAGGTAATTCTACTCCTAAAAAACCGGTTCTTGAGACTTTATTTGACAGTTTTAGCGTTGATATTGCTAATAATTATTATTCAGCAGAAGCAACAAATACCCAAGGCCAAGCTAAAATTTCCCAAGATAGTATTGCAACTTTGATTTCCGAAGTTGTTAGAAGCGAACCTATTTCTGAACAGATTCGGGCAGGTTTAGCAAATATTCCAAAAGAATATCTCGACAGTGTTATGCCAATTTTTGATTGATTTTTAAAATCACCGGCATTAAAAAATCTGTTTAATTCATATTTTAAAATAGTTGCAAAAACTCAAATTAAACAACCACTGAATAACCTTTCATTAATTAAATCACTATTTGAAAAGCAATATTTTAACAAAATTATTGGTGAATTTATTGTTGAATTAGACGAAAAAAGCAACACTTTGAGCGATAATTTTTCAACACTAGTTGGAAAAATGCTTGATACTCAATTTGAAAACGCTGAATTTCAGCCGTTTTTTAAACTAATAAAAGAAATAATAAAAAATAATCTTGAAAATTTTTACAAAGAAGAAATTGATCCAAAAGGACTTTTTCCAGACGAACCTTTCACTGTTAATGTAAGTCAGGATTTATCCCAAGTATTAGTCAATGCTCAACCTTTTAGTGATGCTGAGCAAGGTCAAAACCAAAACCAAAACCAAAACTCTTCATCGCAAGAAACCCCTCAAGAAACAAAATCACCTCAAATTCCGGCAAATTATTCTAAAGAAAATGCCTTATTAACAAAATTTATATTAGTTTTAAGCAAATTCACAAGCGGTGAGGTTTCTTTTTCAAATGTTCAAACACTTTTAGAATCCGAAATTGCAAACGAAGGGTTTATCATTGACCTTATCAAACAAATTGCAACAGTTTATAATCTAATTTCTGCAACTGAAAGGGATGAACTTTGAAATATCATCGTTAAAATTTTTAATTCATCATTTTTCAAAGACAAAATTAATTTGTTAAGCATTGGCGATGTGTCCACTTTTTCACTATTTAGTGGTTTACCAGCAGACAAAAAGCAAAAAGTCGAACCATTACTTAAAAGGGTGCTCATAAATTTTTTACCTGATTCAATTAATAAAATTTTAATTTTTCGTCTTTTAGATTATATGAATAAAAATTCTGCTTTATTCAAAGAAGTAAAAACATTTTCCGGGCTTTTAACTAAATTTTTAAGTGATCAACCCAACAAAAACGCCAATAATACCCATACAAATTCCCAAAATGAATCAAATTCTGCATTTTTAAAATCATATCTATGATCTGTGGTTAATTTTTTAATAAAAGATGCTGAATTTGCTGATTTAGCAGCCGACATAATTGCTGTATATTTAAAATTAAATTTAGATAATAACCAAAATCTTACTAAGGTTAAAATAGAAAAACCAAGAGAAATAATAACTAAATTTCTCAATGATTTTGTAAATCTAGGACTAGAAAATCCGTTACTTTCAGGAATTTTAGATCAAATTGTACAATCGATCAAAACTTTAAATCCAAACCAAGAAGCCACAAGCTTTTTTGGTGCTATTTTTAGCAAATTAGATTTAGCAAAATTAATTAATCTTGATTTAGTTGTCAAAATTGAACCAAAAATTGGCGGAAATGACTCAACTAGCCAAAGTCCAGTCGATCAAAAAAATCTAATTGATGAAAAAAATTTAACAATAAAAACCCCAACTAATCAAAAAATTTCAACTAAATCAATTGCTGACTTTTTTGATTTAATATTTTTAGCCTCACCAAACTGAGATAAGACAAAGGAAAATGAAGCTTCGCCAATTTTAAAAGAATTAAATCATATAAAATACACCGGAATTTCATTTGAATCAATTTTTAAATCAAATCAAAAAGACCCTCAACTTGAGGCAATTTCAAAATTATTCCATAGAATTTGGTTCTCTGAGAACAATGGAACTAATAAAATTACCATCAAAAATTTTAAAAACTCATCAAAAGGTAGAATCCTTTATAGATTAGTTTTAATCCTTCTTTTTTATACATACGAATCGAGAATTTCGCAATACTGACTAAGAAGTTCAATATTTTATGGCGGTCTAATTTCCTCTTGAAATGCATCTGAAATAATCCGTGCTTCATTACAAAGCGGACAACAGTCTAACAAAAATAATACAAGCAATAAGGATTACAATTCTTTTATTAATGATGTAATAGGCAACCCAGCAAAACCTAAAACTAGTTGATGGCAAATTTTTACGTCTTATTATTCAGCTTCCGATGTTAAATTAAACGATATGCTAACAATGATTTATTATAATCAAGATAACAATCGTTTTTCTAAAGACACTGGTCAACCTAAATTAAGAGACCAAGTTTTGCAGCAAATTCATGATGGAACCTATCCTGATAAATATGATAATCCAGCTAAAAGATAG